A stretch of the Desulfuromonas sp. TF genome encodes the following:
- a CDS encoding DEAD/DEAH box helicase family protein, with protein sequence MSPSEQEARQQIDGLLIACGWRVQDASAVNIHAGRGVAIREFSLPGYGYADYLLYVDGKAAGVIEAKKVGTTLTGVEVQSARYTQGLPEGLPCWHNPLPFCYESTGIETRFTNGLDPEPRSRGVFAFHRPETLAAWLDEALDFHGLPADMGGASYAAESQPKTFLARLRYMPELVTEGLWPAQIKAIDNLEVSLRDNRPRALIQMATGSGKTFTSINFIYRLIKFAGARRVLFLVDRANLGRQTLKEFQQYVSPYNNFKFTEEYIVQNLSSNRLDRTARVCICTIQRLYSMLKGRELAEELDEESAAELGSLFKEPEPIEYNPDFPIEDFDIIVTDECHRSIYNLWRQVLEYFDAYLIGLTATPSKQTFGFFHKNLVMEYGHPQAVADGVNVNYDVYRIRTQIGDAGGRVEAGYYVDKRDRETREVRWEQLDDDFAYDARQLDRDVVAVDQIRTVVQTFRDKLFTEIFPGRSWVPKTLVFAKDDSHAEDIVRIVREEFGKGNEFAQKITYRTTGEKPENLIAAFRTSPMPRIAVTVDMIATGTDIKAVECVFFMRMVKSRAYFEQMKGRGVRIINDNDLQAVTPDAVTKDHFVIVDAVGVCEQDQTDSLPMERKKNVGFEKLLQAVAFGNCEIDVISSVAARLARLEKKLTSQEHRQVEEITGGTSLKTLTGDLVAALEPDRHIAEAQKASGSAEPDARQIRQAAARVLGDAAKPLCDPMLRELLFAIKKKNEQIIDTVSTDTVIFSGFTEEKAKGVIESFERFIEENRDEITALQVLYSKPFKQRLRFEDVRELAEKLVTQVEQLRIYQTHPQGWEKRVPDELWAAYRKLAAGKVRGAAANHILTDLVSLVRFAMHQENELVPFPEKVQVNFRAWVEQQQASGRRFTDEQRKWLEMIRDHIAANLQIETDDFDYAPFAQEGGIGKVWQLFGEDLNLILDELNGTLAA encoded by the coding sequence ATGTCACCTTCCGAGCAGGAGGCGAGACAACAGATCGATGGACTGCTTATCGCCTGCGGCTGGCGGGTGCAGGACGCCTCCGCGGTCAACATCCATGCCGGCCGCGGGGTGGCGATCCGGGAGTTTTCTCTTCCGGGTTACGGATATGCCGACTACCTCCTCTACGTCGACGGCAAAGCCGCCGGGGTGATCGAGGCAAAGAAGGTCGGCACCACCCTGACAGGCGTCGAGGTGCAGTCGGCCCGCTACACCCAGGGGCTCCCTGAAGGCCTGCCGTGTTGGCACAACCCGCTCCCTTTCTGCTATGAATCGACAGGCATCGAGACCCGCTTCACCAACGGCCTAGATCCCGAGCCCCGCTCGCGCGGCGTCTTTGCCTTCCACCGGCCGGAGACCCTGGCGGCGTGGCTGGATGAGGCTCTGGATTTTCATGGGCTTCCGGCCGATATGGGCGGCGCGTCCTATGCGGCAGAAAGTCAGCCGAAAACCTTCCTTGCCCGGCTGAGATACATGCCCGAGTTGGTGACCGAGGGACTCTGGCCGGCGCAGATCAAGGCGATCGATAACCTCGAAGTCTCCCTGCGCGACAACCGCCCCCGGGCCCTGATCCAGATGGCGACCGGCTCGGGGAAGACCTTTACCTCGATCAACTTCATCTACCGCCTGATCAAGTTCGCCGGGGCCCGGCGGGTCCTCTTCCTGGTCGACCGCGCCAACCTTGGGCGGCAGACCCTCAAGGAGTTCCAGCAGTACGTCTCCCCCTACAACAACTTCAAGTTCACCGAAGAGTACATCGTCCAGAATCTCTCCTCCAACCGCCTCGACCGCACGGCGCGGGTCTGTATCTGCACGATCCAGCGGCTCTACTCCATGCTCAAGGGGCGGGAACTGGCGGAGGAGCTGGACGAGGAGTCGGCGGCGGAGCTGGGGAGCCTGTTCAAGGAGCCGGAGCCGATCGAGTACAACCCCGACTTTCCCATCGAGGACTTCGACATCATCGTCACCGACGAGTGCCACCGCTCCATCTACAACCTCTGGCGGCAGGTCCTCGAATACTTCGACGCCTACCTCATCGGCCTCACCGCCACGCCCAGCAAGCAGACCTTCGGCTTCTTCCACAAGAACCTGGTCATGGAGTACGGCCATCCCCAGGCGGTGGCCGACGGGGTCAACGTCAACTATGACGTCTACCGCATTCGCACGCAGATCGGAGATGCGGGCGGCAGGGTCGAAGCCGGCTACTACGTCGACAAGCGGGACCGCGAGACCCGCGAGGTGCGCTGGGAGCAGCTCGACGACGATTTCGCCTACGACGCCCGGCAGCTCGACCGCGACGTGGTCGCCGTCGACCAGATCCGCACGGTGGTGCAGACGTTCCGGGACAAGCTCTTCACCGAGATCTTCCCGGGGCGCTCCTGGGTCCCCAAGACCTTGGTCTTCGCCAAGGACGACTCCCACGCCGAGGACATCGTCCGGATCGTGCGCGAGGAGTTCGGCAAGGGGAACGAGTTCGCCCAGAAGATCACCTACCGCACCACCGGCGAGAAGCCCGAGAACCTCATCGCCGCCTTCCGCACCAGCCCCATGCCCCGCATCGCCGTCACCGTCGACATGATCGCCACCGGCACCGACATCAAGGCGGTGGAGTGCGTCTTCTTCATGCGAATGGTTAAATCAAGGGCCTACTTCGAGCAGATGAAGGGGCGCGGGGTGCGCATCATCAACGACAACGACCTCCAGGCCGTCACCCCCGACGCCGTGACCAAGGACCATTTCGTTATCGTCGACGCCGTCGGCGTCTGCGAGCAGGACCAGACCGACTCCCTCCCCATGGAGCGCAAGAAGAACGTCGGCTTCGAGAAGCTCCTCCAGGCCGTCGCCTTCGGCAACTGCGAGATCGACGTCATCTCCTCGGTGGCGGCGCGGCTGGCCCGGCTGGAGAAGAAGCTGACGTCCCAGGAGCACCGGCAGGTGGAGGAAATCACCGGCGGCACGTCCCTGAAGACGCTGACCGGCGACCTGGTCGCCGCCCTGGAGCCGGACCGACACATCGCCGAGGCGCAAAAGGCCTCCGGCTCCGCCGAGCCGGACGCCAGACAGATCCGGCAGGCGGCGGCGCGGGTTCTCGGCGATGCGGCCAAGCCCCTGTGCGACCCGATGCTGCGGGAGCTTCTCTTCGCCATCAAGAAGAAGAACGAGCAGATCATCGACACGGTCAGCACCGATACGGTGATCTTCTCCGGCTTTACCGAGGAGAAGGCCAAGGGGGTGATCGAATCTTTCGAGCGGTTCATCGAGGAGAACCGGGACGAGATCACCGCCCTGCAGGTGCTTTACAGCAAACCCTTCAAGCAGCGCTTGAGGTTTGAGGACGTGCGCGAGCTGGCCGAGAAGCTGGTGACGCAGGTCGAGCAGCTGCGCATCTACCAGACCCATCCGCAGGGATGGGAGAAGCGCGTGCCCGATGAGCTGTGGGCGGCCTACCGGAAGCTGGCGGCGGGCAAGGTGCGCGGTGCTGCTGCCAACCATATTTTGACCGATCTGGTGTCGCTGGTGCGCTTCGCCATGCATCAGGAGAACGAGCTGGTGCCGTTTCCGGAGAAGGTGCAGGTGAACTTCCGGGCGTGGGTGGAGCAGCAGCAGGCGAGCGGGCGGCGGTTTACCGACGAGCAGCGCAAGTGGCTGGAGATGATCCGGGATCACATCGCCGCCAACCTCCAGATCGAGACGGACGATTTCGATTATGCGCCGTTTGCGCAGGAGGGTGGAATTGGGAAGGTTTGGCAGTTGTTCGGGGAAGATTTGAATCTGATTCTTGATGAATTGAATGGAACTCTGGCAGCGTAG
- a CDS encoding restriction endonuclease subunit S, translating to MKIEEIAEVNPRLDKKDIPDDLLVSFVPMPAVGAGDGSIDVLAVKPFSEVKKGFTSFQQGDVLFAKITPCMENGKMAVVPEVKNGYGFGSTEFHVLRPKPGVNARYLYFYVSSNKFRGDAEHQMTGAVGQKRVPTQFLRDATIPLAPLNEQTRIVAEIEKQFSRLDEAVANLKRVKANLKRYKAAVLKAAVEGKLTEEWRKQHPDVEPADKLLERILEERRANWQGRGKYKEPVAPDTSGLPELPEGWVCVSIGDVFEVCVGATPSRVKPEYWNGSVPWVSSGEVAFCRIRSTRETITDLGLKSSSTKLHPPGTILLGMIGEGKTRGQVAILDIEACNNQNSAAIRVSDTEIVSEYIYSFLEQEYERTRLRGSGGNQPALNKSRVEQIPFSLPPIEEQHQIVAEVERRLSIVADAEAQVDANLRRAARLRQSILKQAFSGQLVSQDPNDEPASVLLGRIRSQQPPQTKEPAARQRKHRLPAPRTGAPRTGAPATNPLPMVAEAPAPYGDAIIARILATMQHGREYARADLVDPLGLTAGQWNTAIQELKRVGKVRQVGERRGARYVVSG from the coding sequence GTGAAAATTGAGGAGATTGCTGAGGTCAATCCGCGCCTTGACAAGAAAGATATCCCAGATGACCTGCTGGTTTCTTTCGTGCCGATGCCCGCAGTAGGCGCAGGAGATGGTTCAATTGACGTCTTGGCTGTAAAACCATTCAGTGAAGTAAAGAAGGGCTTTACCAGCTTTCAGCAAGGTGATGTGCTATTTGCCAAGATTACGCCGTGCATGGAAAATGGCAAGATGGCGGTCGTTCCCGAAGTCAAGAACGGATACGGGTTTGGTTCGACTGAGTTCCATGTGTTGCGGCCGAAGCCGGGAGTCAACGCCCGCTATCTTTACTTCTATGTTTCCAGTAATAAGTTTCGCGGCGATGCCGAACACCAGATGACCGGCGCGGTCGGGCAGAAGCGCGTGCCGACGCAATTCCTGCGTGATGCGACTATCCCTCTTGCCCCCCTCAACGAACAAACCCGCATCGTCGCCGAAATCGAAAAACAATTCTCCCGCCTCGACGAAGCCGTCGCCAACCTCAAGCGCGTCAAGGCCAACCTCAAGCGCTACAAAGCCGCTGTCCTCAAGGCCGCCGTCGAAGGCAAACTCACCGAAGAATGGCGCAAGCAGCATCCCGATGTCGAACCGGCCGACAAGCTGCTGGAGCGGATTCTTGAAGAGCGGCGTGCGAATTGGCAAGGGAGGGGGAAGTACAAGGAGCCTGTTGCGCCGGACACGAGCGGGTTGCCGGAGTTGCCGGAGGGGTGGGTTTGTGTCTCAATTGGCGACGTTTTTGAAGTCTGCGTTGGTGCGACACCAAGTAGAGTCAAGCCTGAGTACTGGAATGGTTCAGTCCCTTGGGTAAGTAGCGGAGAGGTCGCCTTCTGTAGAATTCGATCCACTAGAGAGACAATAACCGATCTTGGCTTAAAAAGCTCTTCAACGAAATTGCACCCTCCGGGCACAATCTTACTAGGGATGATAGGAGAGGGCAAAACAAGGGGTCAGGTAGCAATTCTCGACATTGAAGCGTGTAATAACCAGAACTCAGCGGCGATTCGAGTTTCGGATACGGAAATTGTGTCTGAGTACATCTACAGCTTTCTTGAGCAAGAATACGAACGTACTCGGCTCCGTGGTTCTGGAGGGAACCAGCCCGCGCTCAACAAAAGCCGAGTAGAACAAATTCCTTTTTCTCTCCCACCTATTGAGGAACAACACCAAATCGTCGCCGAAGTCGAACGCCGCCTCTCCATCGTCGCCGATGCCGAAGCGCAAGTCGACGCCAACCTCCGCCGCGCCGCCCGCCTGCGCCAGTCGATCCTCAAACAAGCCTTCTCCGGCCAACTCGTCTCCCAGGACCCAAACGACGAGCCGGCCAGCGTGCTGCTGGGACGGATACGGTCGCAGCAACCCCCGCAAACCAAAGAACCGGCCGCTCGCCAACGCAAGCACAGACTCCCTGCACCCAGGACAGGTGCACCCAGGACAGGTGCACCTGCGACCAATCCGCTGCCGATGGTCGCCGAAGCCCCCGCCCCCTACGGCGACGCCATCATCGCCCGCATCCTCGCCACAATGCAACACGGCCGCGAATACGCCCGCGCTGATCTGGTCGACCCGCTCGGTTTGACTGCTGGCCAGTGGAATACGGCGATTCAGGAGTTGAAGCGGGTAGGAAAGGTGCGGCAAGTTGGGGAGAGGCGTGGGGCGCGGTATGTAGTCTCTGGGTAG
- a CDS encoding deoxyguanosinetriphosphate triphosphohydrolase family protein: MGKNSFAEVALNPSNPKWNQSVSRVSELYRKTDDIRSEFARDFTRILHCNAYRRLKHKTQVFFATQNDHICTRIEHVNHVSSVSQTISQYLGLNTELTSAIAIGHDLGHAPFGHAGETVIKKIAIDHIGDSFWHERNSLRFVDEIETLPDSSGRDTNMNLTYAVRDGIVSHCGEVDETGLRPRDMAIDLTEIVKPNQYAPFSWEACVVKVSDKVAYLGRDIEDAIRIGILTYSELKKLKQISGSPLKEINNTIIMHDFIVDLCNSSSPEIGISFSEKHLELINNIKKFNYETIYFHPRLENYKKYVELVIRSIFESLKVCYNKMETPNVIKSHSKFYPKFSEYFFAWLNKYSNASTARGETGRLNNKVIYDMNNERQYHQAIIDFITAMSDQFAIKSYNELTSF; this comes from the coding sequence ATGGGGAAAAATTCATTTGCAGAAGTGGCCTTAAATCCATCGAATCCGAAATGGAATCAATCTGTTTCTCGCGTATCCGAACTTTATCGGAAAACGGATGACATAAGGTCAGAATTTGCAAGAGATTTTACACGGATACTTCACTGCAATGCATATCGAAGACTGAAGCATAAGACTCAAGTTTTCTTTGCCACTCAAAACGACCATATTTGTACAAGGATTGAACACGTAAACCATGTATCGTCTGTTAGTCAGACAATTTCGCAGTATCTTGGTCTAAATACAGAATTAACAAGCGCGATAGCAATTGGACACGACCTTGGCCATGCGCCTTTTGGCCACGCTGGCGAGACGGTTATCAAAAAAATAGCAATTGATCATATAGGTGACAGCTTTTGGCACGAAAGGAATAGCCTTCGTTTTGTTGATGAAATTGAGACGTTGCCAGACAGTAGTGGACGGGATACAAACATGAATCTCACTTATGCAGTGAGAGATGGAATAGTTTCTCATTGTGGTGAGGTTGACGAGACAGGCCTACGGCCTAGGGATATGGCCATTGATTTGACAGAAATTGTAAAGCCAAATCAATATGCTCCGTTCAGTTGGGAAGCTTGTGTTGTCAAGGTTTCTGACAAGGTTGCTTACTTAGGGAGGGACATTGAGGATGCAATTAGGATTGGGATTTTGACTTACAGCGAACTTAAAAAGCTTAAGCAAATTTCCGGATCTCCTCTGAAAGAAATCAACAACACAATAATAATGCATGACTTTATTGTTGATTTGTGTAATTCAAGTTCTCCTGAAATAGGGATCTCCTTTTCAGAGAAGCACTTGGAATTAATAAATAATATTAAAAAATTCAATTATGAAACCATCTATTTTCACCCTCGACTTGAAAATTATAAAAAATATGTGGAACTTGTTATTCGATCTATTTTTGAGAGCCTTAAAGTGTGCTACAACAAGATGGAAACGCCAAATGTTATAAAATCTCATTCGAAATTTTATCCTAAATTTTCAGAATATTTTTTCGCATGGCTTAACAAATATTCGAATGCTAGCACCGCAAGGGGGGAGACGGGACGACTAAATAACAAAGTGATATATGACATGAATAATGAACGGCAATATCACCAAGCAATAATCGATTTCATAACGGCAATGAGCGATCAATTTGCAATCAAATCTTATAATGAACTGACAAGTTTTTGA
- a CDS encoding zinc dependent phospholipase C family protein, whose translation MPSGISHMLLSRYLPVEADRPYSHKMRANTRYFQIGSIAPDLPYASVTDNDFLDSDSELANIFHFTSPGQAPSLAPNRLPLMGLEQVKTFIENGADKRGCDAFFWFLVGYASHLIADGVCHPYVMDKVGRYEGSNKAVHRALEMGIDVLLFKHFTGDRGHAIEAGYARMDTYIKGFNDLKYSNMVCNHFANLIESIYGRGVQPEEIAGWVEGMARLFCLSTGRWPNWFRTLDATRPFVFREIADLDGQEDDYLALERPRFWDENFLGRDRIHFFEDCLPRFNEKMIDFMEKAWAFVYESGPGLGENDLPAYSLDTGRPVANFDDIAIIPSQWEVA comes from the coding sequence ATGCCCAGCGGTATTTCGCATATGCTTCTCAGCCGATATCTTCCGGTGGAGGCCGATAGGCCTTACAGCCATAAAATGAGGGCGAATACCCGTTATTTTCAGATCGGAAGTATCGCCCCCGATCTCCCTTACGCCAGTGTAACCGACAACGATTTCCTCGACTCTGACAGCGAGCTCGCCAACATATTTCATTTCACATCACCGGGGCAGGCACCGAGCCTGGCACCCAACCGCCTGCCACTGATGGGTTTAGAGCAGGTGAAGACGTTTATTGAAAACGGAGCGGACAAGAGAGGGTGTGACGCCTTCTTCTGGTTCCTGGTTGGCTATGCCTCCCATCTTATTGCTGACGGCGTCTGCCATCCCTATGTCATGGATAAAGTTGGTCGCTACGAAGGATCAAACAAGGCGGTGCACCGAGCGCTCGAAATGGGGATTGACGTTCTTCTTTTCAAGCATTTCACCGGTGATAGAGGCCATGCCATAGAGGCCGGTTACGCCAGAATGGACACCTACATCAAGGGCTTCAACGACTTGAAATATTCCAACATGGTGTGCAACCACTTTGCGAATCTGATTGAATCGATCTATGGTAGGGGTGTTCAACCGGAAGAGATTGCTGGCTGGGTGGAGGGTATGGCCCGGCTGTTCTGCCTTTCTACCGGCAGGTGGCCGAACTGGTTCCGGACACTCGATGCCACCCGGCCTTTCGTCTTCAGGGAAATCGCAGATCTGGATGGACAGGAAGATGACTACCTTGCTCTCGAAAGGCCGAGATTCTGGGACGAGAATTTCCTTGGAAGGGATCGCATCCACTTTTTTGAGGACTGCTTGCCGCGGTTCAATGAAAAAATGATCGATTTCATGGAGAAGGCTTGGGCCTTCGTTTATGAATCCGGACCAGGTCTTGGCGAGAACGATCTGCCAGCGTATAGCCTAGATACCGGCCGGCCCGTAGCCAATTTCGATGACATCGCTATAATTCCATCCCAATGGGAGGTCGCATGA
- a CDS encoding Fic family protein — MTPHDRYDTSGLPEDQYEPESNGTVLKNLLGITTREKMETAETAELWLAEEQLLGEIEQDQSFTAPDICGMHRLWLGRIYSWAGEYRKVNLSKDGFTFAMAHTIPALMAEFERDQLARYTPCHFSERETIAQALAEVHVELMLIHPFREGNGRLGRLLATLMGLQAGLPLLDFSEMAGRRKEEYFAAVRAGLDREYRPMTHLFVDVIELSS; from the coding sequence ATGACCCCACATGATCGCTACGATACCTCGGGTCTCCCAGAAGACCAGTATGAGCCGGAATCCAACGGTACAGTGCTGAAAAACCTCCTCGGTATCACGACACGTGAAAAGATGGAAACTGCCGAGACAGCCGAGCTTTGGCTGGCCGAGGAGCAATTGCTTGGAGAGATCGAACAGGATCAGTCGTTTACCGCCCCAGACATTTGTGGCATGCACCGGCTCTGGCTTGGGCGCATCTACTCATGGGCTGGTGAATACCGAAAGGTAAATCTCAGCAAGGATGGGTTCACCTTTGCCATGGCCCACACGATTCCGGCATTAATGGCGGAGTTCGAGCGCGATCAGCTGGCGCGCTACACCCCCTGTCACTTCAGTGAGCGTGAAACTATTGCCCAAGCCTTGGCCGAGGTGCATGTGGAGCTGATGCTGATCCATCCGTTTCGTGAGGGGAACGGTCGGCTTGGCCGCCTGCTGGCGACCCTGATGGGGCTTCAGGCAGGTCTTCCGCTTCTTGATTTCAGCGAAATGGCGGGGCGGCGCAAGGAAGAGTATTTTGCCGCGGTGCGGGCGGGCCTAGATCGGGAATATCGCCCTATGACGCACCTCTTTGTCGACGTTATCGAGCTTTCTTCTTGA
- a CDS encoding class I SAM-dependent DNA methyltransferase: MTPAAIVSKLWNFCNVLRDDGMSYGDYVEQLTYLLFLKMADERTKPPYNQPSSVPADYAWPTLVKKDGDDLFDHYRHTLEALGNEKGLLGLIFNKSQNKFQDPAKLRRLIVDLIDKENWSVMSADVKGDAYEGLLEKNAQDTKSGAGQYFTPRPLIQAIVDAVAPRPGDSICDPACGTGGFLLAAHDYIVENHPHMTKAELKALKGETFMGCELVQSTARLCAMNLMLHGIAGNGDGTRLPLVVGDSLAGDPGDRYEIVLTNPPFGKKSSTTIVGEDGKVGRETEIIERDDFWATTSNKQLNFLQHVKTLLKQHGRAAVVVPDNVLFEGGAGETIRRKLLHECEVHTLLRLPTGLFYAQGVKANVLFFDRKPASETPWTKKLWIYDLRTNQHFTLKTNSLKRGDLDEFVKLYNPAKRQQRTATWSEKNPDGRWRCFDFEEIVARDKASLDIFWLRDESLEDSDNLPDPGVIAAEIVQDLEAALEQFRLIAEDLGEEVTEG; the protein is encoded by the coding sequence ATGACCCCCGCCGCAATCGTAAGCAAACTCTGGAACTTCTGCAACGTCCTCCGCGATGACGGCATGAGCTACGGCGACTACGTCGAGCAGCTCACCTATCTGCTCTTCCTCAAGATGGCCGACGAGCGCACCAAGCCACCCTACAACCAGCCGAGCAGCGTCCCGGCCGACTACGCCTGGCCGACCCTGGTGAAGAAGGACGGCGACGACCTCTTCGACCATTACCGTCACACCCTCGAAGCCCTCGGCAACGAAAAGGGTCTGCTCGGGCTGATCTTTAACAAGTCCCAGAACAAGTTCCAGGACCCCGCCAAGCTGCGCCGCCTGATCGTCGACCTCATCGACAAGGAGAACTGGTCGGTGATGAGCGCCGACGTCAAGGGGGACGCCTACGAGGGGCTGCTGGAGAAGAACGCCCAGGACACCAAGAGCGGGGCAGGGCAGTACTTCACCCCCCGGCCGCTGATCCAGGCCATCGTAGACGCCGTCGCCCCCAGGCCCGGCGACTCCATCTGCGACCCGGCCTGCGGCACCGGCGGCTTTCTGCTGGCGGCCCACGACTACATCGTCGAGAACCATCCCCACATGACCAAGGCGGAGCTCAAGGCGCTCAAGGGGGAGACCTTCATGGGGTGCGAGCTGGTGCAGTCGACGGCCCGGCTCTGCGCCATGAACCTGATGCTCCACGGCATCGCCGGCAACGGGGACGGCACCCGCCTGCCGCTGGTGGTGGGCGACTCCCTGGCCGGCGACCCCGGCGACCGCTACGAGATCGTCCTCACCAATCCCCCCTTCGGCAAGAAAAGCTCGACCACCATCGTCGGAGAGGACGGGAAGGTCGGCCGCGAGACCGAGATCATCGAGCGAGACGACTTCTGGGCTACCACCTCGAACAAGCAGCTCAACTTCCTGCAGCACGTCAAGACCCTGCTCAAACAGCACGGCCGCGCCGCCGTGGTCGTCCCCGACAACGTGCTCTTCGAAGGCGGGGCAGGGGAGACGATCCGCCGCAAGCTCCTGCATGAATGCGAAGTGCACACCCTCCTGCGCCTCCCCACCGGCCTCTTCTACGCCCAAGGCGTTAAGGCGAACGTCCTCTTCTTCGACCGCAAGCCCGCCAGCGAGACTCCCTGGACGAAGAAGCTCTGGATCTACGACCTGCGCACCAACCAGCACTTCACCCTCAAGACCAACTCCCTCAAGCGCGGCGATCTCGATGAGTTCGTAAAGCTCTACAATCCCGCCAAGCGGCAGCAACGCACCGCCACCTGGAGCGAGAAAAATCCCGACGGCCGCTGGCGCTGTTTCGACTTCGAGGAAATCGTCGCCCGCGACAAGGCCAGCCTTGACATCTTCTGGCTGCGGGACGAATCGCTGGAGGATTCGGACAACCTGCCCGACCCGGGTGTGATCGCTGCCGAAATTGTGCAGGATCTGGAGGCGGCGCTTGAGCAGTTCCGGTTGATTGCGGAGGATTTGGGGGAGGAAGTCACAGAGGGTTAA
- a CDS encoding DUF3307 domain-containing protein, producing MEVANLDIVFGLITAHLLGDFFFQSDLMVRNKRDAGVLMIHASLVTAVSYLICGIWISWQILVGVLITHMVIDGIKTLSGKDGPKAFLLDQGAHLAALTAIGVYWIPGETVPYWQSIFPFYTKGLLLVTGAILCVRVGGFWVGKTVAPFQKALDNTSEGLPNAGRLIGQLERALIYLLVLAGEPQGVGFLVTAKSILRFGEIKEPGQQKEAEYIIIGTLMSFSWALFIAFATKALLAFL from the coding sequence GTGGAAGTTGCAAACCTGGACATCGTTTTTGGCTTGATTACAGCTCATTTATTGGGAGATTTCTTTTTTCAATCCGACCTGATGGTCCGGAACAAAAGAGACGCCGGCGTTCTTATGATCCATGCGTCGCTGGTCACGGCAGTTAGCTACCTGATATGCGGAATCTGGATTAGTTGGCAAATTTTAGTGGGTGTTCTCATCACTCATATGGTTATTGATGGAATTAAGACCCTATCAGGGAAGGATGGCCCCAAAGCCTTCCTTCTGGACCAAGGTGCTCATCTTGCTGCTCTTACGGCCATCGGGGTTTATTGGATTCCCGGTGAGACCGTGCCGTATTGGCAATCAATTTTCCCCTTTTATACCAAGGGACTATTGCTAGTTACTGGTGCGATACTTTGTGTTCGGGTTGGAGGCTTCTGGGTTGGAAAGACGGTCGCTCCTTTTCAGAAGGCTCTTGATAATACATCTGAGGGTTTGCCGAATGCCGGCCGACTGATAGGTCAACTGGAACGTGCGTTGATTTATCTTCTTGTGTTGGCAGGCGAGCCCCAGGGAGTTGGCTTCCTGGTTACAGCCAAGTCCATTTTACGGTTTGGTGAGATCAAGGAACCGGGACAACAAAAGGAGGCCGAATATATCATTATTGGAACGCTCATGAGCTTTAGCTGGGCGCTCTTTATCGCATTCGCAACCAAGGCCCTTCTTGCTTTTCTCTAG
- a CDS encoding peptidoglycan DD-metalloendopeptidase family protein encodes MTTWPKYFFLLLFASLCTPNAWAEKIYTSRGENGNLVFSDKPVAGGKVLGVRQVEVARGPCFSVAKRGEKDDLQIHGVNECFGPVEYQFTLDEAENIALDRPRTFTTIIGSRQNQSIVRLWQADRRKGYRYTYTQSFVVGDPAARHLPSQPYLLPVPADQSFRVSQSFHGQSTHTHPQSEYAVDIPMPEGTRIHAARSGVIMNVAHDFFTGGKGAQFAEKANFIRILHDDGTMALYAHLKVESIQYSVGARVERGQFIAESGNTGYSSGPHLHFTVQKNFGMELRSIPFEFADSRGGGFVPEAGMVVRR; translated from the coding sequence ATGACCACCTGGCCGAAGTATTTTTTTCTCCTCCTGTTCGCCTCCCTCTGCACCCCAAATGCATGGGCGGAAAAGATTTACACTTCCCGGGGCGAGAACGGCAACCTGGTCTTTTCCGACAAGCCCGTCGCCGGGGGAAAGGTCCTGGGAGTGCGGCAGGTCGAAGTTGCCAGAGGGCCCTGTTTCAGCGTCGCCAAGCGAGGGGAGAAGGACGATCTTCAGATTCACGGCGTCAACGAATGCTTTGGACCCGTGGAGTATCAGTTCACCCTCGACGAGGCGGAGAATATCGCATTGGACCGGCCGCGAACGTTTACCACCATCATCGGCTCGCGACAGAACCAAAGCATCGTACGCCTCTGGCAGGCCGACAGGCGGAAGGGGTATCGGTACACCTATACCCAAAGCTTCGTCGTCGGCGATCCCGCAGCCCGGCATCTTCCATCGCAACCGTACCTGCTTCCGGTTCCCGCCGACCAGTCCTTCCGGGTCTCCCAGTCATTCCATGGACAATCGACACACACCCATCCCCAGAGCGAATATGCGGTCGACATCCCCATGCCGGAGGGGACCAGGATCCACGCGGCACGCTCCGGCGTCATCATGAACGTCGCCCACGATTTCTTCACTGGAGGCAAAGGGGCGCAGTTCGCGGAAAAGGCCAACTTCATCCGCATTCTCCACGACGACGGCACCATGGCCCTCTATGCTCACCTGAAGGTGGAATCGATCCAATATTCCGTGGGCGCCCGGGTTGAAAGAGGGCAGTTCATCGCCGAGTCAGGCAACACCGGCTATTCGTCGGGTCCGCACCTCCATTTTACCGTCCAGAAGAATTTCGGCATGGAGCTTCGCTCGATCCCCTTTGAATTCGCCGACAGCAGGGGAGGGGGCTTCGTTCCAGAGGCGGGGATGGTGGTTCGCCGCTGA